The genomic segment GAAGCATATCGATTCCTGTCGTCATTTCCTCTTCCCTCATTCCCTTCTGGCCGCCGCCTTCAACAAAAAAAGCTGGCAAAGCCCTCCTATAACATCTTATGTCATTACATACCCACGCGAAGCAGCCAATAAACCGACACAGCCAGCATAATTGCCGAGCCTGCAACTAGTCCTTTAAGCCAAAAAGGAGTCGGAACAGTCTGCTTTCCGTTCGTTCGATGCATAAGCAAGCGCCACGCCTCTGCGCCTTCAGCAGCATCCGCGTATCGTCCCGCAAGCGCTTCTGCCAGCCAGCCCGCAATCGGCTTCAGTGAAGCATTGGTTGCGATGAGCTGCTCCAAATCCTCGGTCGAACGGTTTTGCGGGAGCAGCGTCAAGGTAAGCTGGTGCAGCCGCTTCGGGTCGTGCATCTGGATGCATAGCACCGCGAAAGAAAATAAGTCGTATTTCAAATCGGCTGCCCGGGACCCTGCATTCCAGTAGCCGCGGTCATAAATTTCAGTAAACTGGCGAATGCTCTTTCCTACCGCCGTCACCCCGCCGTAATCCACCAGCTCGACATGCCCATAATCGGCTACCATCACATTTTCCATCTTCAAATCGCAAAATACCCAGCCCTTGCTGTGAAGCTCCGCCAATTTATTCAATAAATTGAGGCTGACCAGCGGGAACCATTCCTTGCCGTTTTGCAGCAAATACGCAGACAAGTTCACTCCGCGCACATACTTCATAATATAAAAAGGGTAATCTCGTCCATCGGAGCCTTGCAGATCATCCACATCATACAAGAATGCAGGCGCCTGGCGCCTTCCCTGCTTCGCAAGCGTCTGAAGCACATTAATTTCCGACTGCAGGTCGACCGCGTCAGCGCCTACCTTAAGCGCGACCCAGCCCTGGTCCGAGTGGACCAAGTACACTTTGCCATTGGCGCCTTCCCCAAGCAGACGCTCGACCCGATACTTACGGCGCTTCCATTTTCCAGTCACCACAGTGCCACGGCGGAGACTGATTCTAAACGACGTAGTCACTCATCATCCCATCCGTTTCTTCTCTGCTCCTCCTACCATAATCCCCCTGACGATAAAAATCAATGACCTGCATCAGCGCAGGACCCGTTGGCGTCGTTCCGCTCATTTGCAATTTTGGAAAAATGGACTGCGCTCCCGTCAAATTATCCGTCCAGCCCAAATCCATTTTGCACTCTTCTCCGTGCCTCCCGCCTGGAAAATGAAAGACAGCGATTTCGCTTTTCCCCTGCCTTGCTTGCAGGCTCAGCATTAGGTCGCGGATTGCTTCTTCTACCGCAATCAGCTTGGGCTTCATGCTGGCGCTGGCGTCGATAAGCAGCGCCACCTGCAGACTTGAGCTTTCCCCAAGCTCATCCATCACCCTCACGACCTCGCTGCGTGTCTCCGGCGGCAAATCCTCAATCGCCCCGCTGCCCAGCACATGCTTAAGCTCCTTCTGCACAGCCAGCTGAATCGTCTGTACGACCGTCTTGCGCGTCATCATCTGAACAGTCTGCGCCAGCTGCCGCGTATGAACCATTCGGCTGATGCCGCCGCCAGCCCTTGCGATTTCCTCAATCTCCATGCTGCCGGATTCGCCTGCATCGCCATGATCAAGCACCCCGACGACATTGACCGCAATACCTTCCGCCTTCGCATGCGCCGCTGCTACAATCGGACTAAGCCCTACATTCGAACAACCATCGGTAATAAGCAAAATTTGTTTCATCCCTATCAATCTCCCTTCACAAGCGTAAACGGCTTCGCCATCCTCTGGCGGCAAAGCTTTCGTTTCGCGATGAAATATAGAGAAAGCATGGCGAAATCATATACTTTCTCTATATATTAAAAAACGAATAAAATGCACAAACATCCACGGATCAGCTTTCCGCCCTGCCAAGGAGACAAGGAGCTGATTCTATCAGTTTTGCCCATTTTAAGAGAGATAAACGGCTAAGCGCAGAAAAAAACCAGCGTTTATTCATAGCCGCTTCCCTTTGAAGCCCGCTATGAATGAACGCCGGTTCGGCTGATCACCTCCAAGAAAACACTTTGTTTAAGCTTCCTAGCTGCCGTCCAGCTGCTTCACCTCCGTTTAGTATGTGAGCCAAGATGAAACGGCTGTCGCCTTACTTGGCGGCGCGGCGCGTTTCATTCCGAGGAATATCCTTTCCTATATTTCTAGCAAATCATCCCGGCCTTCACTCCTTTCTTCTTTTTATTATCCCATTGTTTCAAAAGCTAACTTACCGTCCGCGGCCGCTCCATCCGCGACAGCCCCGGCCAGCGGAATGCCGCCCACTCCGGCAAATGCTTGTCCACGCGTGCCACCAGCACGGTCATATCATCGACAATCTCCCCCTTATGATGGCGCACAACCGTATCGAGCAGCACATCCGCCATCTCCTGCGGGTCCTCTGTTTTCAGCTCATGAATAATTCGTTTCATCCACATCTCCTTATTGACCGCATGGCCCGGCGCATCATAAATGCCATCGCTCATCATAATGAGCGCATCCCCCGGCTGCAGCTGCATCGAAATCATATCCACATCAATATCCTGTAAAATGCCGATTGGCAAATTGTTAGCCGTAACTGGAATCACTTCCTTGCCGCGCTTAATAAAGCTCGGCGTTGAGCCGATTTTCATAAACATCGTTGAGGCGGTATAAAGATCGATAATGGCGAGGTCCACGGTTGCGAATACTTCATCTGAGGAACGCAGGAGCAGGATTGAGTTGACCGATTTGACCGCGAGCTTCTCGTCCATACCCGACTTGAGCAGCTGCTGCAAAATCGACAGCGCTGCGCTGCTTTCCTGGCGCGCCCTCTCTCCATTTCCCATGCCATCGCTAATCGCCACGGCAAATTTGCCGTTGCCAAGCTCCACCATGCTAAAGCTGTCGCCTGACAGCAGATCGCCCCCTTTGGCCGCACCAGCAACGCCCGTTTCAATTTCAAATACTTTGGCGGAGCCAAATACGACTCTTGTTGCTTCTCCATTTTTCTCCGGTTCCTCCTCAAGTTTAACTGCAATATGCTCACCTAAAATATCCGTAAGCAGCGGCGCAATAATTTTGCGACACTCGTCATATCCCTTGCTAAATGTATGGTACAGCTCAATATCAACATTGCCCTCCTCCAAATTAATCACTTCAATTTCTCGAATCGACAGGCCCAGCCCCTCCAGCGCCTCCCTAATTTGCTCCTCCTGCAAATGCAGCGTTTGTCCCTCGCGGCGAATTTCCTTCGCCAAGTCCTCCATAACCTGGGACACGCCGGTTAATTGCTCGGCCACCAGCTGACGGGAGTCGAATATTTGCTTCTTCCAGTGCATATTATTTTGATATAGCTCGTACTGCTGCTTCATGACAGACATCACCTGCGTCGACTTCGAGCAATGGGCAGTCCACGTCCGCGGCATATCCTTGGCTCCAGGAGCCCGCTCCTGCTCGACCGTCGTCATCATCTCGGTCATCACTTTATAGGTTTGATAAAATTTATCCCCCCAGCATGCGTTTTGCCGATGGCAGCTTGCACAGCTTCGAGCCGCCACCTCATTCATAAAATGGGTAATCTCGTCTTCGCGGTTCACCGTCACGACACTGCCATTTAATTGTCCGAAGCTTCGCGAGAGCTGCCGGAACATCTCGGAATATTGCGTGACCCGCTCCGCCGTCACTTCCCGCACCCGCTTGGCATATTCATGCTGCGACTTGGCATGCTCATTCGTTCCCGGCACATAGCGGGATATCGTCCGGATCATGACCCGCGGCGTCAAAATCAGCATGATAGCTGCTGTAACGGATTCCCAAGTGGACGCCATCACATCGCCTTGGCCGCCTACATATACAGCTAGAATGGACGTCCCGAGCAGCATGCCGAAGGCTACGGCCATCTTCCCTCCATCCCGCAGCAGCCCCGCTAATAGGCCCGCAAATGCGAGCAGGCTCATCTGCACAATGGCGTTAAAGTCCGCAAGGCTGAGTATAAGCCCCGCGATGACTCCAACCGATGCTCCAAGCGGCGCTCCTCCAGCAAGCGCGAACAGCACCAGCATATACCGCGACATAATATGCTCCACCGACATGCCGTAAATCACCCAGCCAACTGCCCCCGTCATGACGGAAGCGAGCAAAATCATTAGACATATAATCTCCTCGCTCCGCAGTGCCGCCGTTTTCTTAGACATGGTCAGCACCGGTATGGCCTGAATGAACACGAGTGTGAGTACGAAGCCAAGCGCCGCTTCCACGACAACCAGCATGATGCTGTACCAGGTCAGCGTGTCCAAGGTGAAGGCATGAAACAATTGGACGAGCAAGGTGGCGGTAAATACGAGCAGCGGAGCCGAAGCAAGCTCAGCTTTCTCATAGGCTTCGAGCCCCTTGAACAAAAGAAATAATGCTGCAATTTCCATCGCAATCCAGACCGGGGAGGGTGTAACCGCAAAGAAGCTCCCCACCACCACTGACAGCCCGACCCAAGCAACCGCATCCTTTCGAAGAAAATATATGACGGCGAAATAAGCGGCGGCAAACGGCATAAGCGACTCCAAAATGACGGCTCGTCCAAGCAAAAAACCAACAGCAACAAGCAGGAAGGTCCATTTTTTCGCCAGCACCAGCTGAATAAATCGCTGCGAGGCAACGCGCTCCTTGATTTTACCGATTCGAGGCTGCAGCCATCCTTCTTTCTTTCCTCTGGGAAATACGAGTACACTTTCCTTGTTCATCCGCAGACACCACCATTTCCGAATGTATTGTGTTTCCCATTATAGGAGGTCGTCCACAGGAAGTTTGTCAGTTTAACGTAGGCGGCCCAAAAGTTTTTTCCGACAAAATCAACTGCCCTCGCAGTCCTTGTCAAAAGCAAATTTTCGCTTGCCCTGACTGGGCTCATGCCGTCCTCTTTGCAGCCATTGCCTTGAACAGCTTCAACAAAAACCGTCTATGGGCACTTCCATTTGTTGGCGAATATACAGGTGAATGTGTCGGTATTGAAAGAGTAGGGGAGGAAAAAACTTTGAGGCGGCACATAAACGCAAAAAAAGCAGAACCATAAAGGCTCTGCTCTTGTCATTAAAATATGGCTCTTACTTAAACCCGCTTGGCTCCGCGTCCACCGCGTTTGCCTTCGGTATTCTTCTTCAGGGAGGAAATGCGTTCTTCACTGTCTTTCAGGAAGCGCGACACTTTATCCTCAAAAGTTGGTTTTCCGTAAGCTGGTCTCCCGGCCTGCTGCTTGAATGGACGTCCACCACCGCCGCCACCGTGTCCTCCACGGTCGCCACGATCCTGACCGCCACCACTGCCGCCACGATTAAAGCGTTCTCCGCCGCCACCACCACCAGGCCCGCCACTTGGACGAGTGCTTGGACGTGATTCGCGTGCAGGAGGCAGTTGGCCTTCTGGTCGATCAATTGCCTGTTTAATGGAAAGTCCAATTTTTCCGTCTTTGTCAACGTTAATCACTTTGACCTTGACCACGTCTTCGATCTTCAGGTGATCTTTCACGTCTTTGACGTAATTATCAGCAATTTCCGAGATGTGAACGAGACCTGTGACACCTCCAGACAAATCAACAAATGCCCCGAAATGCGTAATGCCTGTCACTTTGCCCTCTAACTTCGCGCCTACTTCAATTGCCATAAAATAAAATGTTCCTCCCTAAAAGTTTCGCTTAATGTACTATTAACGTGATTATAACCGAACGGAAGAAGGAAGGTCAACAGACGTTCACCCGTTTGTGCGTCTATTTAACTACCTGTATCTGTTGTTCGCCCTCTTTAACCATGCCTTGACCTTTGGTTGCCAGTTGGGCAATATATTCCGGATCGTTAAGCCGCTCAATTTCCTGTTGCAGCTGCTGCGCCTGATTTGTAGCTTCTTCCTTCTGTTTCATTACAGCTGCAAGCCGCAGTTCGGTAGCGTTTTGCTGCTGGATTTGTCCAAAGAAGGTATAAGCCGCCCAGCCCATGAAGAGGACAATAAACATCATCCACATCTTGATCCGACGCTTGGAGCCTGGATTAACGGTTAACTTGTTTGCTGCTGCTGTCGCCAATTGCTTGTACCCCCTTAAGAAATTGAACCAGATGCATCCATCACCCGATCTGCTTCATGCCATGAAAACTTAGAATAACTTCCGCCAAAGCGCAACTACGCGTGCAACCGCTGCCTTAAAGCGCTCTGTAAGCTTAAGCTTATCGGCGTATTTGATAAACAGGCGGTTTAACGGTCGTATGATAGGACCTAATACCCACCATAGCAATAGCCATAATGGACGAGTCAATTTTAACACAATTTTTAGAACAAAAATAGTGAAAGCAGTCCCAAATCCCAGTGCTACAATACCTAACTTGTATATCAGTAGGATCGGCTTAATAATGACAAATTCCACTGTTTTGACAATTCCTCTGATGAGTGCGCGGATGGCGCGAATGATGCCCTGTACCAGTTTGATGACTGGCTTGCTAAACAGAAAGTAATAGCTGGTCACACCTATCGCCAGCCCTAGGAAAACGTACGCCCGCACCTCGCCATTGTTGCTTGCGTACAGCACACGAAACACGATAATCGACGCCACCAGCCAGTAAATAATGTCCAGAACCGGCAGCCACCACCGTGGAAACCGCAGCTCATTCGACACCACACGATAGCCGTCAAAAGCGACTCCCATGCCGATTCCTGACAGAAGCATCATCGCGAGCGTGTACCACTGCATCGTCAGTGTCACTTAAATAATTTACCAAATAAGCTTTTGGATTTGCTTGGGGCATTGCCGTCCAGATAGGCGAGCGAATGAACGAGCCCCTCTATAGCGACAAAGCCTTGCTCCAGGCTGAGATGCTTAATATGCAGGTTCTGCCCTTTAATCGTCAGGAAGCCCAGATCCGTTTCCAGCAAAAACTCCTCGCTGTCAAAGCTCTCCACGTTTAATACGCCGGTAATCTCCAGAAGCTTTCGATTGAGCATTTTCACTTCCTGACGCTTCTGTCCTTTATTCTGTTCCACCATTGACCCGTCCCTCCACTTCAAAAGCGTAGCTTATGCTAAAGCTTATGGGAGTGGGACGAACTTTAGAACCTGTCCAGAGGGACAAACCTATGGAATCTATGAAAGGGCTCATGAAAATAGAGCAGCTACCGATATATACCCTATTCTATGATTTTGAAACAGCAGAATGCCTTGCCTTTCTATCTATTAAAAAGAAAGCTTCTATTGCGCTCAGCGGGCGCTTTTTACCCGTTTCAGCTGGGCTACAATAATGATGCTGATCACGACGAGCAGCAGCCATGAGCTGATTTTGCTCACATGAACGAGCGTCCATTGCTTTTCCTGGTCCGGATAGGCCCACGCCCCGAAAAAAGTCATAATATTTTCCGCAATCCAAATAAAAAATCCGATTAGAACAAAAGCCAGCGTAAGCGGCATCTTATATACAGCTTCCCCAAGCTTGAAGTGGACACTGGTACGCCAGAATACGATAATCAGCCCTGCCATCAGCACCCATCTGAAATCCCACACATAATGATGGGTAAAAAAGTTCAAATATATCGCTGCGCTGATCGCTACCGCATACGCCATTTTTGGCCAGCCCACCATCTCCAGATGGAGCCTGCGCCAAGACTGGCAAATATAGCTTGCTACGCTCGCATACATGAAGCCGCTGTAAAGCGGAACATCGAATACTCTTGACCAGCCTTCGCCCGGATACGTCCAAGAGCCCATTTTCACCTTATACACCTCAAGCGCCAGCCCGATAATGTGAAACAGGCAAATGACCTTCAGCTCATCCCACGTCTCCAGCTTCGTAGCTACCATAACAGCCTGCATGGCCAAGCAGATGAGCAGAATAAGATCATAGCGGGCGATGCCCGGCACATGGACGTAATGCGTAAGAGCCATAGCCCCGAAGATCGTAACCGGAAACAGGCAGTTCAGTGCCTGCAAGTACCCGAACAACAGCAGCTTTTTCAGAAAAAATATCATTTCGCCGCTGCTTCATTAACCACGCCGCTCAAATGCAGCGCACAATTAAACTTCTCGCATGTCCACCCGCCTGCGGCATTCGCATGAATCGTCGAAATAGACGTATTTTGAAGCGGCTCGTTCTTATAAGCATCCGGCACAAGCTCCTTCAAGCAGCGGCCGATGAGCGCACCATGGCTGACGATGAGTACATTTTCGCCCGGATGGTTAAGGGCAATCTCCCTCAGCACCTCGCTGCCGCGACCAACAACGGATTCATGGCTTTCACCCTGCCAGTCCATTTCCCGCCAATCGGCTCCCCACTTCTCGATACGCTCCGCCTCCGTGGTGCCCTCCAGCAGGCCGCCTCCCATTTCCCGCAGCCGTTCATCCTGCTTGACCGCCATGCCGCCGCCCAGACGCTTTGCCACCGCCTCAGCCGTCACAAGCGCCCGCTGCAGATCACTGGAGTAAATATGATGCCATTCCTCCTTGCTGAGCCGCTCCGCCAATACCTCCGCTTGCCGCAAGCCTTCCTCATTTAACGGAATATCCGTAGAGCCCTGCGCTCTCCCCTCGACGTTCCATTGCGTAACCCCATGTCTAATCCAACCAATTTTCGTCATGCTCCACTTTCCCTCCTTGATTTGCTCCATCCATGGTTATATACGTAAATTAATAAAAAAAGGGCCGCTCTGCACATAATTACCATGCGCGAGCAACCCTTTATCTTTATTGCCATTCAAGATCATTGTCACGCGGACGCTGTTCTTCCTTCAGCACCGTGTAGAGCTCACCGGCTTCATCCTTGCGGGTCGTTTCGGCAATTCGCTCAATTCGAACGGTTACTGTCTTCTGCCCGTATTGGATAGCAAGCTCATCCCCAACCTTTACGGCGCTGCTCGCTTTCGCTTCGCGGCCGTTGATCCAGACGCGTCCCTGCTCGGACACATCTTTAGCGACTGTACGCCGCTTGATCAGGCGGGATACCTTGAGAAACTTATCCAGACGCATGAATTACTGGATAGCTTCTTTCAGCTTGTTGCCTGCTTTGAATGCAGGAACTTTCGATTCTGGAATGTTAATCTCTTTGCCTGTTTGTGGGTTGCGGCCAACACGGCTGGAGCGTGTGCGCGTTTCGAAAGTACCGAAGCCGATCAATTGTACTTTGTCTCCACCAGCAAGAGCATCTGT from the Paenibacillus sp. BIHB 4019 genome contains:
- a CDS encoding histidine phosphatase family protein, producing the protein MTKIGWIRHGVTQWNVEGRAQGSTDIPLNEEGLRQAEVLAERLSKEEWHHIYSSDLQRALVTAEAVAKRLGGGMAVKQDERLREMGGGLLEGTTEAERIEKWGADWREMDWQGESHESVVGRGSEVLREIALNHPGENVLIVSHGALIGRCLKELVPDAYKNEPLQNTSISTIHANAAGGWTCEKFNCALHLSGVVNEAAAK
- the yabP gene encoding sporulation protein YabP, with product MVEQNKGQKRQEVKMLNRKLLEITGVLNVESFDSEEFLLETDLGFLTIKGQNLHIKHLSLEQGFVAIEGLVHSLAYLDGNAPSKSKSLFGKLFK
- a CDS encoding protein kinase — protein: MTTSFRISLRRGTVVTGKWKRRKYRVERLLGEGANGKVYLVHSDQGWVALKVGADAVDLQSEINVLQTLAKQGRRQAPAFLYDVDDLQGSDGRDYPFYIMKYVRGVNLSAYLLQNGKEWFPLVSLNLLNKLAELHSKGWVFCDLKMENVMVADYGHVELVDYGGVTAVGKSIRQFTEIYDRGYWNAGSRAADLKYDLFSFAVLCIQMHDPKRLHQLTLTLLPQNRSTEDLEQLIATNASLKPIAGWLAEALAGRYADAAEGAEAWRLLMHRTNGKQTVPTPFWLKGLVAGSAIMLAVSVYWLLRVGM
- a CDS encoding septum formation initiator family protein, whose protein sequence is MATAAANKLTVNPGSKRRIKMWMMFIVLFMGWAAYTFFGQIQQQNATELRLAAVMKQKEEATNQAQQLQQEIERLNDPEYIAQLATKGQGMVKEGEQQIQVVK
- a CDS encoding DUF817 domain-containing protein — its product is MFFLKKLLLFGYLQALNCLFPVTIFGAMALTHYVHVPGIARYDLILLICLAMQAVMVATKLETWDELKVICLFHIIGLALEVYKVKMGSWTYPGEGWSRVFDVPLYSGFMYASVASYICQSWRRLHLEMVGWPKMAYAVAISAAIYLNFFTHHYVWDFRWVLMAGLIIVFWRTSVHFKLGEAVYKMPLTLAFVLIGFFIWIAENIMTFFGAWAYPDQEKQWTLVHVSKISSWLLLVVISIIIVAQLKRVKSAR
- a CDS encoding RNA-binding S4 domain-containing protein; translated protein: MRLDKFLKVSRLIKRRTVAKDVSEQGRVWINGREAKASSAVKVGDELAIQYGQKTVTVRIERIAETTRKDEAGELYTVLKEEQRPRDNDLEWQ
- a CDS encoding HU family DNA-binding protein; translation: MNKTDLINNIATKSGLTKRDVEAVLNGFLGEVTDALAGGDKVQLIGFGTFETRTRSSRVGRNPQTGKEINIPESKVPAFKAGNKLKEAIQ
- a CDS encoding VWA domain-containing protein, whose product is MKQILLITDGCSNVGLSPIVAAAHAKAEGIAVNVVGVLDHGDAGESGSMEIEEIARAGGGISRMVHTRQLAQTVQMMTRKTVVQTIQLAVQKELKHVLGSGAIEDLPPETRSEVVRVMDELGESSSLQVALLIDASASMKPKLIAVEEAIRDLMLSLQARQGKSEIAVFHFPGGRHGEECKMDLGWTDNLTGAQSIFPKLQMSGTTPTGPALMQVIDFYRQGDYGRRSREETDGMMSDYVV
- the spoIIE gene encoding stage II sporulation protein E, which gives rise to MNKESVLVFPRGKKEGWLQPRIGKIKERVASQRFIQLVLAKKWTFLLVAVGFLLGRAVILESLMPFAAAYFAVIYFLRKDAVAWVGLSVVVGSFFAVTPSPVWIAMEIAALFLLFKGLEAYEKAELASAPLLVFTATLLVQLFHAFTLDTLTWYSIMLVVVEAALGFVLTLVFIQAIPVLTMSKKTAALRSEEIICLMILLASVMTGAVGWVIYGMSVEHIMSRYMLVLFALAGGAPLGASVGVIAGLILSLADFNAIVQMSLLAFAGLLAGLLRDGGKMAVAFGMLLGTSILAVYVGGQGDVMASTWESVTAAIMLILTPRVMIRTISRYVPGTNEHAKSQHEYAKRVREVTAERVTQYSEMFRQLSRSFGQLNGSVVTVNREDEITHFMNEVAARSCASCHRQNACWGDKFYQTYKVMTEMMTTVEQERAPGAKDMPRTWTAHCSKSTQVMSVMKQQYELYQNNMHWKKQIFDSRQLVAEQLTGVSQVMEDLAKEIRREGQTLHLQEEQIREALEGLGLSIREIEVINLEEGNVDIELYHTFSKGYDECRKIIAPLLTDILGEHIAVKLEEEPEKNGEATRVVFGSAKVFEIETGVAGAAKGGDLLSGDSFSMVELGNGKFAVAISDGMGNGERARQESSAALSILQQLLKSGMDEKLAVKSVNSILLLRSSDEVFATVDLAIIDLYTASTMFMKIGSTPSFIKRGKEVIPVTANNLPIGILQDIDVDMISMQLQPGDALIMMSDGIYDAPGHAVNKEMWMKRIIHELKTEDPQEMADVLLDTVVRHHKGEIVDDMTVLVARVDKHLPEWAAFRWPGLSRMERPRTVS
- a CDS encoding S1 domain-containing RNA-binding protein, which produces MAIEVGAKLEGKVTGITHFGAFVDLSGGVTGLVHISEIADNYVKDVKDHLKIEDVVKVKVINVDKDGKIGLSIKQAIDRPEGQLPPARESRPSTRPSGGPGGGGGGERFNRGGSGGGQDRGDRGGHGGGGGGRPFKQQAGRPAYGKPTFEDKVSRFLKDSEERISSLKKNTEGKRGGRGAKRV
- the yabQ gene encoding spore cortex biosynthesis protein YabQ; the protein is MQWYTLAMMLLSGIGMGVAFDGYRVVSNELRFPRWWLPVLDIIYWLVASIIVFRVLYASNNGEVRAYVFLGLAIGVTSYYFLFSKPVIKLVQGIIRAIRALIRGIVKTVEFVIIKPILLIYKLGIVALGFGTAFTIFVLKIVLKLTRPLWLLLWWVLGPIIRPLNRLFIKYADKLKLTERFKAAVARVVALWRKLF